The following coding sequences are from one Acidimicrobiales bacterium window:
- a CDS encoding AAA family ATPase, translating into MKTESRPPGEVLEQALFEVKRIVVGQDRMIERLFVCLLARGHCLLEGAPGLAKTLAAETMARVVGGSFARLQFTPDLVPADLVGTRIYRPSQEAFDVELGPVFANVVLADEINRAPAKVQSALLEVMAERHVSIGGITHNVPDPFLVLATQNPIESEGVYPLPEAQRDRFLMKVLVEYPNAREETEIVRRMSVDPPTPVAVLDADQLRELQAVASQVFVHDAVLDYAVRLVLATREPAKHKLDDIAPLIAHGASPRATLGLVAAGRALALLRRRDYLLPQDVYDVSRDILRHRVLLSYEALADGVDAEHVVERVVRTVIAPRISPGQDGRPQVEEAEAS; encoded by the coding sequence TTCGTCTGCCTGCTGGCCCGGGGGCACTGCTTGTTGGAGGGTGCGCCCGGGCTGGCCAAGACCTTGGCCGCCGAGACCATGGCCCGGGTGGTGGGCGGGTCGTTCGCCCGCCTCCAGTTCACCCCCGACCTGGTGCCCGCCGACCTTGTGGGCACCCGCATCTACCGGCCGTCGCAGGAAGCGTTCGACGTCGAGCTCGGCCCGGTGTTCGCCAACGTGGTGCTGGCCGACGAGATCAACCGGGCGCCCGCCAAGGTGCAGTCGGCCCTGTTGGAGGTGATGGCCGAACGGCATGTGTCGATCGGCGGCATCACCCACAACGTGCCCGATCCCTTCCTCGTGCTCGCCACCCAAAACCCCATCGAGAGCGAGGGCGTCTACCCGCTGCCTGAGGCCCAACGCGACCGCTTCCTCATGAAGGTGCTCGTGGAGTACCCCAACGCCCGCGAGGAGACCGAGATCGTGCGGCGCATGAGCGTCGACCCGCCCACACCGGTCGCCGTGCTCGACGCCGACCAGCTGCGCGAGCTGCAGGCCGTCGCCTCGCAGGTGTTCGTGCACGACGCCGTGCTCGACTACGCCGTGCGCCTGGTGCTCGCCACGCGGGAGCCCGCCAAGCACAAGCTCGACGACATCGCCCCACTGATTGCCCACGGCGCCAGCCCCCGCGCCACCCTCGGGCTCGTTGCCGCGGGCCGAGCTTTGGCACTGCTGCGCCGCCGCGACTACCTGTTGCCCCAGGACGTCTACGACGTCAGCCGCGACATCCTGCGCCACCGGGTGCTGCTGTCGTACGAGGCGCTGGCCGACGGCGTCGACGCCGAACACGTGGTGGAACGAGTGGTGCGCACCGTGATCGCCCCCCGCATCTCGCCCGGGCAGGACGGCAGGCCGCAGGTAGAGGAGGCCGAGGCGTCGTGA